Proteins encoded by one window of Melanotaenia boesemani isolate fMelBoe1 chromosome 10, fMelBoe1.pri, whole genome shotgun sequence:
- the ccnd2a gene encoding G1/S-specific cyclin-D2a produces MELLCFEMDTNIRARPDPNLLDDRVLQRLLTIEERFLPQYSYFKGVQKDIQPFMRRMVATWMLEVCEEQKCEEEVFPLAMNYLDRFLAVVPTKKCNLQLLGAVCMFLASKLKETRPLTAEKLCIYTDNSIRPQELLEWELVVLGKLKWNLAAVTPNDFIEHIVRRLPLPEDKLALIRKHVQTFIALCATDFRFAMYPPSMIATGSVGAAICGLQLNSADQSQWGDSLTDLLAKITNTEVDVLKECQEQIERVLESSLREGRQQQQQQQQTQRGPSGKGLDELDQSSTPTDVRDVNL; encoded by the exons ATGGAGCTGCTCTGCTTCGAAATGGACACCAACATACGAGCTCGTCCCGACCCGAACCTCCTGGATGACAGAGTCCTGCAGAGATTGTTGACTATAGAGGAGAGGTTTCTACCTCAATATTCATATTTCAAAGGTGTCCAGAAAGATATTCAGCCGTTTATGAggaggatggtagcgacctGGATGttagag GTTTGTGAGGAGCAGAAGTGCGAGGAAGAAGTTTTTCCCCTGGCCATGAACTACTTAGACAGATTTTTAGCAGTGGTACCCACCAAAAAGTGTAACCTACAGCTGCTGGGAGCAGTCTGCATGTTTCTTGCATCCAAATTGAAAGAGACTCGTCCATTAACTGCAGAGAAGCTTTGCATCTACACAGATAACTCCATTAGACCGCAAGAGCTGCTG GAATGGGAACTTGTGGTTTTGGGAAAGTTGAAGTGGAACTTGGCAGCAGTAACACCGAACGATTTCATCGAACACATTGTTAGGAGGCTGCCGCTGCCCGAGGATAAGCTGGCACTTATACGGAAACACGTCCAGACCTTCATCGCCCTCTGTGCCACAG ATTTCAGATTTGCCATGTACCCTCCCTCCATGATTGCCACAGGAAGTGTGGGGGCAGCGATCTGCGGCCTACAGCTGAATTCAGCCGATCAGTCACAGTGGGGTGACAGTTTGACAGACCTGCTGGCCAAAATCACCAACACAGAAGTG GATGTTCTCAAAGAGTGCCAGGAGCAGATCGAGCGCGTGTTGGAGAGCAGCCTACGCGAAGGAcggcagcagcaacagcaacagcagcagactcaGAGAGGTCCCAGCGGAAAAGGCCTGGACGAGCTGGATCAGTCCTCCACCCCAACAGACGTCCGCGATGTTAACTTGTGA